One Amycolatopsis thermophila DNA segment encodes these proteins:
- the trxA gene encoding thioredoxin, with product MTSTHLPGELLAVTDETFEAEVLRHDGPVLVDFWAQWCPPCHMIAPVLAQIAEERAGSLTIRKINSDENPRTARDHQVMSLPTLILFDGGRPVAQWVGARPKARLLADLDAALEA from the coding sequence ATGACGTCCACGCACCTTCCCGGCGAACTGCTCGCCGTCACCGACGAGACCTTCGAGGCGGAGGTGCTGCGCCACGACGGACCCGTGCTCGTCGACTTCTGGGCGCAGTGGTGCCCGCCGTGCCACATGATCGCGCCGGTGCTCGCGCAGATCGCCGAGGAGCGGGCCGGCAGCCTGACCATCCGCAAGATCAACTCCGACGAGAACCCCCGCACCGCGCGGGACCACCAGGTGATGTCGCTGCCCACGCTGATCCTGTTCGACGGCGGGCGGCCGGTCGCGCAGTGGGTGGGGGCGCGGCCCAAGGCCCGCCTGCTCGCCGACCTCGACGCCGCGCTGGAGGCGTAG